The following coding sequences lie in one Palaemon carinicauda isolate YSFRI2023 chromosome 7, ASM3689809v2, whole genome shotgun sequence genomic window:
- the LOC137643582 gene encoding mite group 2 allergen Gly d 2.02-like: MQGVYIILSAVLASAVATQFQDCGSIGIDVVLDVADCPTPPCVLQRGHSYLINFKFTSSVDTDTLTIGASANLGGLEVPWPGIDTDACKGLEGTDSPCPIKAGDFVDWKFEAVVLPEYPKIQTMITFKLIDSNKGYQTCAKLPAVIA, from the exons ATGCAAGGGGTCTACATCATCCTTTCGGCCGTTTTAGCATCGGCTGTAGCTACTCAATTCCAAGACTGCG GATCCATTGGAATAGACGTCGTGTTGGACGTTGCCGATTGTCCCACGCCTCCTTGTGTGCTGCAAAGGGGCCATTCTTACTTGATCAACTTCAAGTTCACCTCAA GCGTTGATACCGACACCTTGACGATTGGCGCATCAGCAAACCTTGGCGGATTAGAGGTCCCATGGCCTGGCATCGACACTGACGCCTGCAAAGGGCTCGAAGGAACCGACTCTCCTTGTCCCATCAAGGCTGGGGATTTTGTCGACTGGAAGTTTGAGGCGGTGGTTCTTCCTGAGTACCCCAAG ATCCAAACGATGATAACCTTCAAGCTGATCGATTCAAACAAAGGTTACCAAACTTGTGCCAAATTGCCGGCTGTCATTGCATAA
- the LOC137644317 gene encoding uncharacterized protein, whose protein sequence is MEEAEEERPVTRRNVLESEMQTEKKKINEGTLTPILLKEASYEKENLNMNEEKFVIEEKSICKLDKKSSAEHFKSSPVQELSASQKKTTITKRENHHEAILRRDMEKRDAMTDIQVNNCQWQVYLEGENWHRTNRPYLDFFPVTKLETEPEFKKKQVIRVTSDNTFNATINEKTVEIGLGTEVFSTHSVMTLEQAKTLRWDFPEIQKPSRPLPSFSRTRDLLDNMDCNNRNKPPECTLGRGGKQEQTGLENCNHKDPKPTNKPQDDDWWEFAEGILRENTKYESIIQEMKRKGNEQQQIIEEMDSKIRRLEKQLIEGIGDERQQATCPNESYINRLEERLRRCALEKKSIEEKKQKEIDILRKKIAENDQIEGKNEEREQESEKNELQKLQNSYERDAIEAQKNRLERQLEKCHQERKKQEMEIDRLKNKIYEQDFNNLNKEKQMQQLKIRIRELEDDINIKDSIIRLQHNKLEGKETKTRKLKDELDALQDDLIYCNQILKNQFNDFFILLEAAVDNNPLSRSQLLDIINAHELEKYFAPFIDDSSWAYSTYDYQSQISPRENSFLESSEKESPFTSEKHIASFIDDSSWSYSTYDYQSQVSPKENSFLESSEKESPFTSEKHIASFIDDSSWSYSTYDYQSQVSPKENSFLESSEKESPFTSEKHIASFIDDSSWSYSTYDYQSQVSPKENSFLESSEKESPFTSEKHIASFIDDSSWSYSTYDYQSQVSPKENSFLESSEKESPFTSEKHIASFIDDSSWSYSTYDYQSQVSPKENSFLESSEKESPFTSEKHIASFIDDSSWSYSTYDYQSQVSPKENSFLESSEKESPFTSEKHIASFIDDSSWSYSTYDYQSQVSPKENSFLESSEKESPFTSEKHIASFIDDSSWSYSTYDYQSQVSPRDNSFLESSEKKSPFTSEKGPCTSTRSFPQHLNRSINTDEEFETIELSGYVSVDWGLDDEEDVHKSDKLVNTWGLTTSHVPESETTETWETETTVWDTTHDLESQYSYTSGESYSTDESTWDQFFDTNWTFERGTTSDIYYEMTSTMFTYK, encoded by the coding sequence AtggaagaagcagaagaggaaagACCAGTAACTCGTCGAAACGTCCTGGAATCTGAGATgcagacagagaagaagaagataaaTGAAGGAACATTAACACCTATACTTCTAAAGGAGGCTTCTTATGAAAAGGAGAACTTAAATATGAATGAAGAGAAGTTTGTCATAGAAGAAAAATCTATTTGTAAATTGGATAAGAAGAGTAGTGCTGAACACTTCAAATCATCTCCGGTACAAGAACTTTCTGCATCTCAAAAGAAAACAACTATTACGAAGAGAGAAAACCATCATGAAGCAATATTGCGAAGAGATATGGAAAAGAGGGATGCAATGACTGATATCCAAGTTAATAATTGCCAGTGGCAGGTTTACTTAGAAGGAGAGAACTGGCATCGTACAAACAGACCTTATTTGGATTTTTTCCCTGTTACCAAACTTGAGACAGAACCAGAGTTCAAGAAAAAGCAAGTGATAAGGGTAACCAGTGACAACACCTTTAATGCGACAATAAATGAGAAGACCGTAGAAATCGGCCTTGGAACAGAAGTTTTTAGCACTCATTCTGTCATGACTCTGGAACAGGCTAAGACTTTGAGATGGGATTTCCCGGAGATTCAAAAACCGTCAAGGCCGTTGCCAAGTTTTAGTCGTACAAGAGATCTTTTAGATAACATGGACTGCAATAATCGTAACAAACCGCCGGAATGCACATTAGGCAGAGGTGGAAAACAAGAGCAAACGGGATTAGAAAACTGTAACCACAAAGACCCCAAGCCGACGAACAAACCTCAAGATGATGATTGGTGGGAATTCGCAGAAGGAATACTTCGCGAAAACACCAAATATGAAAGCATAATTCAAGAAATGAAAAGGAAAGGCAATGAACAACAACAAATAATTGAAGAAATGGATTCAAAGATAAGAAGATTGGAGAAACAACTAATTGAAGGGATTGGAGATGAGAGGCAACAAGCTACATGTCCAAATGAGTCCTATATAAACCGACTGGAGGAGCGCCTGCGAAGATGTGCATTAGAAAAAAAATCGAtcgaagaaaagaaacaaaaggaaatagatattttaagaaaaaaaatagcagaaaacGACCAAATAGAGGGAAAAAACGAAGAGAGAGAGCAGGAGAGTGAAAAGAATGAGTTGCAAAAACTACAAAACAGTTATGAGAGAGATGCAATTGAGGCGCAGAAAAATCGACTGGAAAGGCAACTAGAAAAATGTcaccaagaaagaaaaaaacaagaaatggaaatAGACaggctaaaaaataaaatatatgaacagGATTTTAATAActtaaacaaggaaaaacaaatgcAACAACTGAAAATTCGTATCAGAGAGTTAGAAGACGACATCAATATCAAAGATTCCATTATACGTCTACAGCACAATAAACTTGAAGGAAAAGAAACTAAGACAAGAAAGCTCAAAGATGAATTAGATGCATTACAAGATGATTTAATTTACTGCAATCAAATTTTGAAAAACCAGTTCAACGATTTCTTCATCCTATTAGAAGCTGCTGTAGATAATAACCCACTAAGCAGAAGCCAACTCTTAGACATCATAAATGCTCATGAACTTGAAAAATATTTTGCCCCTTTCATTGACGACAGTTCATGGGCATATTCAACATATGATTACCAATCTCAAATTAGCCCAAGAGAAAATTCCTTTCTTGAGAGCAGTGAAAAAGAGAGTCCATTTACATCGGAAAAACATATTGCCTCTTTCATTGACGACAGTTCATGGTCATATTCAACATATGATTACCAATCTCAAGTTAGCCCAAAAGAAAATTCCTTTCTTGAGAGCAGTGAAAAAGAGAGTCCATTTACATCGGAAAAACATATTGCCTCTTTCATTGACGACAGTTCATGGTCATATTCAACATATGATTACCAATCTCAAGTTAGCCCAAAAGAAAATTCCTTTCTTGAGAGCAGTGAAAAAGAGAGTCCATTTACATCGGAAAAACATATTGCCTCTTTCATTGACGACAGTTCATGGTCATATTCAACATATGATTACCAATCTCAAGTTAGCCCAAAAGAAAATTCCTTTCTTGAGAGCAGTGAAAAAGAGAGTCCATTTACATCGGAAAAACATATTGCCTCTTTCATTGACGACAGTTCATGGTCATATTCAACATATGATTACCAATCTCAAGTTAGCCCAAAAGAAAATTCCTTTCTTGAGAGCAGTGAAAAAGAGAGTCCATTTACATCGGAAAAACATATTGCCTCTTTCATTGACGACAGTTCATGGTCATATTCAACATATGATTACCAATCTCAAGTTAGCCCAAAAGAAAATTCCTTTCTTGAGAGCAGTGAAAAAGAGAGTCCATTTACATCGGAAAAACATATTGCCTCTTTCATTGACGACAGTTCATGGTCATATTCAACATATGATTACCAATCTCAAGTTAGCCCAAAAGAAAATTCCTTTCTTGAGAGCAGTGAAAAAGAGAGTCCATTTACATCGGAAAAACATATTGCCTCTTTCATTGACGACAGTTCATGGTCATATTCAACATATGATTACCAATCTCAAGTTAGCCCAAAAGAAAATTCCTTTCTTGAGAGCAGTGAAAAAGAGAGTCCATTTACATCGGAAAAACATATTGCCTCTTTCATTGACGACAGTTCATGGTCATATTCAACATATGATTACCAATCTCAAGTTAGCCCAAGAGACAATTCCTTTCTTGAGAGCAGTGAAAAAAAGAGTCCATTTACATCGGAGAAAGGACCATGCACCTCTACGCGGTCCTTCCCACAACATCTCAATCGTTCTATTAACACGGATGAAGAATTTGAGACTATTGAACTAAGTGGTTACGTAAGTGTGGATTGGGGACTTGATGATGAAGAAGATGTACATAAAAGTGACAAGTTAGTAAATACTTGGGGATTGACTACCTCACACGTACCTGAGAGTGAAACCACGGAAACCTGGGAAACTGAAACTACAGTTTGGGATACCACGCATGATCTGGAGTCACAATATTCATATACCTCAGGAGAATCATATAGTACAGATGAGTCTACTTGGGATCAGTTCTTTGACACTAATTGGACCTTTGAAAGGGGTACTACTTCcgatatatattatgaaatgacGTCAACCATGTTCACATACAAGTAA